In Candidatus Poribacteria bacterium, a single genomic region encodes these proteins:
- a CDS encoding quinolinate synthase NadA: protein MTVMHSKGETPDTADAPNCTTELSLEDVKQELYSRHHPSLTFLDIEAHAKTIHKIRTLKQKHNVVMLGHNYMEPLVFGLSEKEEQGDSLGLSMYAAKTEAPYLIFNGVPFMAETAKILNPSKTVLVADKTAGCSLADNFGAEDVKKLKALYPGAPVMIYVNSYADAKAESDICCTSANAAHIAKTMPGDTVIFVPDIFFAQNLEEELKGEKNVVYPGKDNTARGAVCEVHERFTLDDLLGIRESFEIPKGHPRRKLYAHWECRPNVLQESDFYGSTSQIMKDIGERVAANQLERAFVASECELTSNLAQEFPAVQFWTACSVRCSHMAQVSLGKIANILEAIDQNADLGEYEVTLSPQIIDKARTPIERMLEASL from the coding sequence ATGACTGTCATGCATTCTAAGGGAGAGACTCCCGACACAGCAGATGCACCGAATTGTACGACAGAACTGAGCCTTGAGGACGTTAAACAGGAATTATATAGCCGTCACCATCCGAGTTTAACGTTTCTCGACATAGAAGCCCATGCGAAGACGATTCACAAGATACGGACGCTGAAACAGAAACATAATGTTGTGATGCTCGGTCACAACTACATGGAACCACTGGTTTTTGGACTTTCTGAAAAAGAGGAGCAAGGCGATTCACTCGGTTTGAGCATGTACGCCGCAAAAACAGAAGCCCCCTATCTAATATTTAACGGTGTACCCTTCATGGCGGAAACAGCGAAGATCTTAAATCCGAGCAAAACGGTGCTGGTTGCAGATAAAACAGCAGGATGTTCGCTCGCCGATAACTTCGGTGCCGAAGATGTCAAAAAACTGAAAGCGCTTTATCCGGGCGCACCAGTGATGATTTACGTTAATAGTTACGCCGATGCAAAAGCAGAATCGGATATCTGCTGTACGTCGGCGAATGCAGCACATATCGCGAAAACGATGCCAGGGGATACCGTGATTTTCGTGCCCGATATTTTCTTTGCGCAGAATTTGGAGGAAGAATTGAAGGGCGAAAAAAATGTCGTCTATCCCGGCAAAGACAACACAGCGCGCGGCGCAGTCTGTGAAGTTCATGAAAGATTCACACTTGATGACCTCCTCGGAATCCGTGAATCGTTTGAAATCCCGAAAGGACATCCTCGTCGCAAACTATACGCGCATTGGGAATGTCGTCCAAATGTTTTACAGGAATCAGATTTCTACGGTAGTACCAGTCAGATCATGAAGGATATAGGGGAACGTGTTGCAGCGAACCAACTTGAGCGCGCTTTTGTTGCTTCGGAGTGTGAATTAACCTCAAATCTGGCACAGGAGTTTCCAGCAGTTCAGTTCTGGACAGCTTGCTCGGTCCGATGCTCACATATGGCACAGGTGAGCTTGGGTAAAATAGCAAACATTCTGGAGGCGATTGATCAGAATGCGGATCTCGGTGAATACGAAGTTACATTGAGTCCTCAAATTATTGATAAAGCGCGCACGCCGATCGAGCGCATGCTTGAAGCGAGTTTATAA
- a CDS encoding UPF0164 family protein, producing the protein MVKKMKINCSPWNIIKKIAMVFLIVIAVTPSAHAISIHDGAGTAGAAFLKIEGGSRPVGMGGAFAGLANDVSTIFWNPAGLTAVHDQELTAMQHFSFADINNQTIGYAQRIDRLVWGASFLGSFTEIERRQGPTEDPDSTVTVGGFATGLSLAYPLGTAMSVGGTAKMISQQLDIQNAYGVAADVGVILRLLDNHLGIGVAVQNAGVLDGGENLPMALRAGLAYRTWKQPAAEAEETVPPSELWAFVADANLPLIDANPSFHIGAERWFYESIAARVGYRIGMNENPSDGLALGIGVRRSGEDALANIDFQFDYAFVPDAYVGNAHRVSFITRF; encoded by the coding sequence ATGGTTAAAAAAATGAAAATAAACTGCTCACCTTGGAACATAATTAAAAAAATCGCAATGGTGTTTCTTATAGTAATCGCGGTCACCCCAAGCGCGCACGCAATTAGTATCCACGATGGAGCGGGGACAGCCGGTGCCGCTTTCTTGAAAATTGAAGGTGGGAGTCGGCCCGTTGGAATGGGGGGTGCCTTCGCTGGACTTGCGAATGACGTTAGCACTATCTTTTGGAATCCAGCGGGGTTAACTGCCGTCCATGATCAGGAACTGACCGCAATGCAACACTTTTCATTTGCGGACATTAACAATCAAACCATTGGATACGCACAGCGGATAGATCGGCTCGTTTGGGGAGCGAGTTTCCTCGGAAGTTTCACTGAGATTGAACGCCGACAGGGACCCACAGAAGATCCAGACAGTACGGTGACAGTCGGAGGCTTCGCTACAGGGTTGTCTCTTGCCTACCCTCTTGGCACGGCTATGTCAGTGGGGGGCACAGCAAAGATGATTTCACAACAATTGGACATTCAGAATGCTTATGGTGTTGCAGCGGATGTCGGTGTAATCCTACGTTTGCTTGACAATCATCTCGGAATCGGGGTTGCTGTCCAGAATGCTGGGGTCTTAGACGGTGGAGAAAATCTGCCGATGGCACTCCGTGCAGGGCTGGCTTATAGAACGTGGAAGCAACCCGCGGCGGAAGCGGAGGAAACAGTACCGCCAAGTGAGTTGTGGGCATTCGTTGCAGATGCAAACCTCCCGCTCATTGATGCAAATCCGAGTTTTCATATCGGGGCAGAGCGGTGGTTTTACGAGAGCATTGCTGCGCGTGTTGGATACCGAATCGGGATGAACGAGAATCCGAGCGATGGGTTAGCACTCGGTATCGGTGTACGCCGCAGCGGTGAAGATGCGTTGGCGAACATTGACTTCCAATTCGACTACGCTTTCGTGCCAGACGCGTATGTCGGCAATGCACATCGCGTCTCTTTCATCACGCGCTTCTAA
- a CDS encoding Gfo/Idh/MocA family oxidoreductase — protein sequence METTFKAGVIGCGGRGRSHARGYQASPDIEIVACSDPVEDARNAFAEEFKVPNTYESYQEMLDTESLDFVSVCTWIELHKDMVIAAANSGIKAIHCEKPMAPTWGDAKVLYQACVDNNVVITFCHQRRFGAQFVKAKRLANEGAIGELRRLEAACPNLLDWGTHWFDMFFFYNNDEPVDWVIGQIDVVEEKTVFGVQVENSGISWIRWKNGVEGLLATGDASLGGFGNRLIGTKGIIDVGGGGAPLRMLREDGDGWEAPDLSGLSPERDATTLSILDLIHGVKTGREPELSGRKALQATELIFATYQSSRQRAKINLPLTVDDSALLTMVAKGDVG from the coding sequence ATGGAAACTACTTTTAAGGCAGGCGTTATCGGTTGTGGCGGACGTGGACGCTCGCATGCACGCGGGTATCAAGCCTCCCCAGATATAGAAATCGTCGCCTGTTCTGATCCAGTTGAAGATGCCCGAAACGCCTTCGCCGAGGAGTTTAAAGTGCCTAACACCTATGAAAGCTATCAAGAGATGCTGGATACAGAATCCCTTGATTTCGTCAGTGTTTGCACTTGGATTGAACTCCATAAGGACATGGTAATCGCCGCCGCCAATAGTGGGATTAAAGCCATTCATTGTGAGAAACCGATGGCACCCACTTGGGGCGATGCCAAGGTGCTCTATCAAGCCTGTGTAGATAATAACGTAGTCATAACGTTCTGTCATCAACGCCGTTTCGGGGCGCAGTTCGTCAAAGCAAAACGCTTGGCAAACGAAGGCGCAATTGGTGAGTTGCGGCGACTTGAAGCGGCGTGCCCGAACTTGCTTGACTGGGGGACACACTGGTTTGATATGTTCTTCTTCTACAATAATGACGAACCTGTCGACTGGGTTATCGGTCAAATAGATGTAGTGGAAGAAAAGACTGTCTTCGGTGTTCAGGTTGAAAACAGTGGGATCTCATGGATTCGCTGGAAGAACGGCGTTGAGGGACTGCTCGCAACGGGTGATGCATCTTTAGGAGGCTTCGGCAATCGTCTCATCGGTACGAAAGGTATCATTGATGTTGGCGGTGGCGGCGCACCGTTGCGAATGCTCCGTGAAGACGGAGACGGATGGGAAGCGCCTGATTTAAGCGGCTTAAGTCCTGAACGCGACGCAACGACACTTTCTATACTCGACCTTATCCACGGTGTAAAAACGGGACGTGAACCGGAACTCAGCGGTCGCAAGGCACTTCAGGCGACTGAACTCATTTTTGCAACGTATCAGTCGAGCCGACAACGTGCAAAGATTAATTTACCACTGACAGTGGACGATTCCGCCTTGCTGACGATGGTTGCCAAGGGTGATGTCGGTTAG
- a CDS encoding Ldh family oxidoreductase, whose amino-acid sequence MHISIADARQLAETFLAKSGMTPTDAAIVADVLLEAELRGRKTHGFIRLTGIKSRYEQGERTDIQIDEEKGPCVRIDGGNQPGYLVAYRAMELAIERAKQSGASIVGVYNTSHCGMAGYYVDMARKADVVGLLFVDCLPRITPEGGTEAILGTNPIAVGIPSNTVPLLFDMSTAAITNGDLLVAMQEGTPIAEGIAFDPEGEPTTDADAALKGSVRPFGGHKGFGLALITQILAGALVNAATIPPPGKNYGLLIVAIDPTSFVPLTQFKTEVDTLIGRVKENPRETGVAEILIPGERAYRQREIHLAKGIHLEDTLVNQLTY is encoded by the coding sequence GTGCATATTTCTATCGCTGATGCGCGGCAGCTCGCCGAAACTTTTTTGGCAAAAAGCGGCATGACACCAACGGATGCCGCTATTGTTGCAGATGTTCTATTGGAAGCGGAACTCCGAGGGCGAAAAACACACGGCTTTATCCGATTAACTGGAATTAAGAGCCGCTATGAACAGGGGGAACGAACCGACATCCAGATTGACGAGGAGAAAGGTCCATGCGTGCGGATTGATGGTGGAAATCAACCCGGTTACCTCGTCGCTTATCGTGCAATGGAGCTCGCCATTGAACGCGCAAAACAGAGTGGGGCAAGCATCGTCGGTGTTTACAATACATCGCATTGTGGCATGGCAGGATACTACGTTGATATGGCGCGAAAGGCGGATGTCGTTGGACTGCTCTTTGTTGACTGTCTACCCCGAATTACGCCTGAGGGCGGAACCGAAGCCATTTTAGGCACCAATCCAATCGCCGTTGGAATCCCATCTAACACAGTCCCACTGCTCTTCGATATGTCTACTGCTGCGATTACCAATGGGGATCTGCTTGTCGCTATGCAGGAAGGCACTCCCATTGCTGAAGGAATTGCCTTTGATCCGGAGGGTGAGCCGACCACAGATGCTGATGCCGCGTTGAAAGGGAGTGTTCGTCCGTTCGGTGGACATAAGGGATTTGGACTTGCGCTCATTACGCAAATCCTTGCGGGTGCCTTGGTCAACGCCGCTACAATCCCGCCTCCCGGTAAAAACTACGGCTTACTCATTGTTGCGATAGACCCAACAAGTTTTGTGCCATTGACACAGTTCAAGACGGAAGTCGATACCCTCATTGGGCGCGTCAAAGAGAATCCACGAGAGACAGGAGTGGCAGAAATCCTTATCCCAGGCGAACGCGCATATCGTCAGAGGGAAATACACCTCGCTAAGGGTATCCACTTAGAGGACACACTCGTAAATCAATTAACGTATTAG
- a CDS encoding NAD(P)H-hydrate dehydratase: protein MKIVTAAEMRQIDQNTIEGIGIPGIVLMETAGSAIVRAIERHYPTCQRIGIFAGKGNNGGDGIVIARQLAHVGRDVCLFLVSPPESFTGEAQINLQIVKRLTANFGLQAAPKGRLRIEEILTEATLESDISLNRIASCELLVDAIFGTGLRGAVRDPIATVINTINRLPHPILSVDLPSGLDADTGHPLGTCVRADRTITIGLPKRGLLMYPGAELAGKLEVADIGFPEQVVDAQNIKVNWTTAAQASQWMPPRPASSHKGSYGRVLVVAGSTGMTGAAALASEAALRAGAGLVTLAIPKHLNPILEGLLPEVMTLPLPETDAGSLAASATASILEFAKKTKSILAIGPGLSQHPETVSFVHQLIREHRESGLALRMVIDADGLNALAHASEIISLLNSETVLTPHPGEMARLTKTLVPTLERDRIGTAQQFASEHGVTLVFKGAPTVTSTPNGHLWVNSTGNPGMATGGMGDVLTGIIAGLMAQGISSESAAALGVYLHGLSGDIAAERLGMHGLTASDVLKTVPQAISSLTE, encoded by the coding sequence ATGAAAATCGTGACCGCGGCGGAAATGCGCCAGATCGATCAGAACACTATTGAAGGTATTGGCATTCCCGGCATCGTTCTTATGGAAACCGCTGGGAGTGCCATTGTTCGCGCGATTGAACGGCATTATCCGACCTGTCAACGGATCGGCATTTTTGCGGGTAAGGGGAATAACGGCGGCGATGGGATCGTTATCGCTCGCCAACTTGCTCACGTAGGGCGCGACGTGTGTCTCTTTCTTGTCTCCCCACCAGAAAGTTTTACCGGTGAGGCACAGATTAATCTTCAAATTGTGAAACGTTTAACAGCAAATTTTGGCTTGCAAGCTGCGCCAAAAGGCAGGTTACGAATTGAGGAAATCTTAACGGAGGCGACACTTGAATCTGACATCTCTTTGAATCGCATCGCGAGTTGCGAACTTCTTGTGGATGCGATCTTCGGCACGGGGCTGCGCGGTGCGGTGCGCGATCCGATCGCTACCGTAATTAATACCATCAATAGACTTCCGCACCCCATCCTTTCTGTTGATCTACCCTCCGGTCTGGATGCCGACACGGGACATCCGTTAGGGACCTGTGTTCGAGCGGATCGAACGATAACGATAGGCTTACCCAAAAGAGGACTGTTGATGTATCCGGGTGCCGAACTCGCTGGAAAATTGGAAGTCGCCGACATCGGTTTCCCGGAACAGGTTGTAGACGCACAAAATATCAAGGTAAACTGGACAACGGCAGCACAAGCGTCCCAATGGATGCCACCGCGTCCGGCATCTTCTCACAAAGGGAGTTATGGGCGCGTTCTTGTCGTCGCTGGCTCGACAGGCATGACGGGAGCTGCCGCACTCGCAAGTGAAGCGGCTCTGCGCGCCGGGGCAGGATTGGTGACGCTCGCGATCCCGAAACATCTCAACCCAATTTTAGAGGGTCTTCTACCGGAGGTGATGACGCTACCCCTCCCAGAAACGGACGCCGGGAGCTTGGCAGCATCGGCGACCGCATCCATCCTCGAATTTGCGAAAAAAACGAAATCAATTTTGGCAATCGGTCCCGGGCTTTCCCAACACCCCGAAACAGTGTCATTCGTCCATCAATTAATACGTGAGCATCGAGAATCGGGACTTGCGTTACGAATGGTTATCGATGCGGATGGGTTGAATGCGCTCGCGCACGCCAGCGAAATTATCTCGTTACTCAACAGCGAGACGGTGCTCACACCGCATCCCGGCGAAATGGCGCGGTTAACAAAGACCTTGGTGCCTACATTAGAAAGAGATCGGATCGGCACTGCCCAGCAATTTGCGAGTGAACACGGCGTAACCCTTGTATTTAAAGGGGCACCGACCGTTACCAGCACTCCAAACGGACATCTATGGGTAAATTCGACAGGTAACCCCGGCATGGCAACAGGTGGCATGGGCGATGTGTTGACAGGCATCATCGCGGGGTTAATGGCACAAGGCATATCGAGCGAAAGTGCAGCTGCCCTTGGCGTCTACCTACACGGCTTATCAGGAGACATCGCTGCGGAGAGATTAGGGATGCACGGACTCACTGCAAGCGATGTGCTAAAGACTGTCCCGCAAGCAATCTCTTCGCTGACCGAATAG
- a CDS encoding SDR family oxidoreductase has protein sequence MELGLTGKVAVITGGSEGIGKGIALRLCQEGANVAICGRREDVLANAAEEIHAQTGGEVLAISADVTKPETLENFIGQTASHFGKIDILINNAGRSAGGDFETMSDEAWYDDLDLKLMGAIRCARLVIPHMKSNGSGRIINITHPGGKQPSAGSCPTSVSRAAGIALTKALSKELLPHKILVNTVCLTSIKSAQGERAWKAAGSPGTLEEYWEEQGAEHPLGRLGEPNEVGNLVAFLVSECASFITGTAINIDGGLSAVV, from the coding sequence ATGGAACTCGGATTAACTGGAAAAGTAGCCGTTATTACCGGCGGTAGTGAGGGGATCGGTAAAGGCATCGCGCTCCGTCTGTGTCAAGAGGGCGCGAACGTCGCAATCTGTGGGAGACGTGAAGATGTTTTAGCGAACGCCGCCGAAGAGATTCACGCACAAACCGGCGGCGAGGTTCTCGCGATTTCTGCAGATGTAACGAAACCGGAGACGCTGGAGAACTTTATCGGACAAACAGCAAGCCACTTCGGAAAGATTGACATTTTAATCAATAACGCTGGTCGCTCAGCGGGGGGTGACTTTGAAACCATGAGTGACGAAGCGTGGTACGATGACTTGGATCTCAAGTTAATGGGTGCCATCCGCTGTGCGCGATTGGTGATTCCGCACATGAAAAGCAACGGCAGCGGTAGAATTATCAACATCACGCATCCAGGGGGCAAACAACCCAGCGCGGGCTCCTGTCCGACCTCCGTCAGTCGAGCCGCCGGTATTGCTCTGACGAAGGCACTTTCTAAAGAATTGTTACCTCACAAAATCTTGGTTAACACGGTCTGTCTAACCTCGATTAAAAGTGCTCAGGGGGAACGTGCATGGAAAGCCGCGGGTTCACCGGGAACGCTTGAGGAATATTGGGAAGAACAGGGCGCGGAGCATCCGCTCGGACGTTTAGGTGAACCGAATGAGGTAGGGAACCTCGTCGCGTTCCTCGTTTCGGAGTGCGCCTCGTTTATTACAGGCACCGCTATCAATATTGATGGTGGGCTCTCAGCTGTGGTATAG
- a CDS encoding TlpA family protein disulfide reductase, with the protein MSMPNTISRLKVRVLLHTITFLLITTLSILTFATFADGNQLLFSLKDLKDPGSLAVKLQDARAAISKPIVAQLSAETQRLLGEYDGISIPSPDLQKALLDDLHRLLQVPALYDAQHLANIKLSEQTQELLTQNPQGGGDLIRLNRFLLADLYPYELTSLSEKQTPDDSKEIQTCRENLRQIQLALENHRAEVGVAPQWLSELSPQYLKRRVLLCPADPTVGVPGVLTEGASDPTLPCSYLYEFRPEQKVAQELLLELEGTMMPIVRCQRHLLNLSISGKLYRNGPQRTIYNETAKVLKMVSIQPQLPTDLPEEVRQQMEEQLLKGGNNANVKRNIFRINPSDDLDAQLKEHLGEAFLESSEGKALLKQLAPASSTSIDQEELALLLGKPMPDIALTNLSGQPVKLETLGGKFVLVNLFSADSTTCGSKLKQMETLLANYDIRQLQAVGISINDSVKAIKAFKEKYQLSMPIWMDKNNLMQTSLNIQTLLNRDASEPQTELITLLLNRELVVKDVFINFDPENLSQKVKKLFASKE; encoded by the coding sequence ATGAGTATGCCAAACACAATCTCACGATTGAAGGTTCGCGTCCTCTTGCACACAATCACATTCCTCCTAATTACTACCCTATCAATCTTGACCTTTGCTACTTTTGCAGATGGAAATCAACTTCTATTTTCCCTAAAAGATCTTAAAGATCCCGGCAGTTTGGCAGTGAAACTCCAAGACGCGCGCGCTGCGATATCCAAACCTATAGTGGCGCAATTGTCTGCGGAGACCCAGCGGCTGCTGGGTGAATATGATGGTATAAGTATCCCTTCCCCGGACCTTCAGAAAGCACTGCTTGATGATTTGCACCGGTTGCTCCAAGTTCCCGCCCTCTACGATGCACAGCATCTCGCCAACATCAAACTCAGTGAACAGACCCAAGAACTCCTTACACAAAATCCGCAAGGCGGTGGAGACTTAATCCGTTTGAACCGCTTTCTCTTAGCAGACCTCTACCCTTATGAGTTAACTTCACTTTCAGAAAAGCAGACCCCTGACGATTCCAAAGAGATTCAGACATGCCGAGAGAATTTAAGACAAATACAACTCGCTCTCGAAAACCACCGCGCTGAGGTAGGTGTGGCCCCTCAATGGCTTTCCGAGCTTTCTCCACAATACCTGAAGAGAAGAGTGCTGCTCTGCCCTGCAGATCCAACAGTAGGAGTTCCCGGAGTTTTAACCGAAGGTGCATCGGATCCGACACTGCCGTGTAGTTATCTCTATGAATTTCGTCCTGAACAGAAGGTAGCACAGGAATTGCTATTGGAATTAGAAGGTACCATGATGCCTATTGTGCGTTGCCAACGTCATCTTCTTAATTTAAGCATCAGCGGAAAACTCTATCGAAATGGTCCGCAAAGAACAATCTACAACGAAACAGCGAAAGTTCTGAAAATGGTTTCCATTCAACCGCAACTTCCGACAGATTTACCCGAAGAAGTCAGGCAGCAAATGGAAGAACAACTTCTCAAAGGTGGTAATAACGCAAACGTAAAAAGAAATATCTTCCGAATCAACCCCTCGGACGACTTAGACGCGCAACTCAAAGAACACCTCGGTGAGGCGTTTCTTGAATCATCAGAGGGCAAAGCACTGCTCAAGCAATTAGCACCAGCGTCCTCCACGTCTATAGATCAGGAGGAATTGGCACTTCTATTGGGCAAACCGATGCCAGACATCGCGCTGACAAATCTTTCAGGACAACCTGTTAAGTTAGAGACACTCGGCGGTAAATTTGTCCTTGTGAACCTTTTCTCGGCAGATTCTACCACTTGTGGGTCGAAGTTAAAACAGATGGAGACGCTGCTTGCAAACTACGATATCCGCCAACTGCAAGCGGTTGGTATTAGCATCAACGATTCTGTGAAGGCCATTAAGGCATTCAAGGAGAAATACCAACTTTCGATGCCTATCTGGATGGATAAAAACAACCTGATGCAGACGTCTCTCAATATACAGACGCTCCTCAATAGAGATGCGTCCGAACCGCAAACGGAACTCATAACGCTCCTTTTAAATAGAGAACTGGTCGTCAAAGATGTGTTTATAAACTTCGATCCAGAGAACCTTTCGCAAAAGGTCAAGAAGTTATTTGCGTCCAAAGAATAG
- a CDS encoding IS200/IS605 family element transposase accessory protein TnpB, which translates to MILRTQKIELNPNNKQSTLMSQHAGYARVAFNFSLSSFKAGLDKDEWRSYIDIKREFNAVKRDKFPWCSELSQNASKNAIHNLGDAATRWKKGQNKFPVYKNRSGKCSYQADNGEGTVEAYKKRINLPKIGWIRMREELQWTGEITKVVVSKHNNKWFASITVRRLDSNNYKHQPLLFDDRRPVGIDVGINTLATCSNGDTYENPRPLKRYERKLARTNRRLLRRQKGSQNWYKAKALLSAVHARIGNIREDAHHQAAIRIVRKASAIGIETLKVTNMLKNRKLAKALSDSALGGLLTKLKYKADRRGIPITEAPVFFASSKTCSNCGHKKADLTLSERTYRCTACGFECDRDLNAAVNLCPA; encoded by the coding sequence ATGATTTTACGAACACAGAAGATAGAACTCAATCCGAATAACAAGCAATCCACGCTTATGTCTCAACACGCTGGCTATGCCCGTGTTGCTTTTAACTTCTCGCTCTCGTCTTTCAAAGCAGGACTGGATAAAGACGAATGGCGAAGTTATATTGATATAAAGCGTGAATTCAATGCTGTTAAGCGTGATAAGTTCCCTTGGTGTTCAGAGTTATCACAGAATGCGTCCAAGAATGCGATACACAATCTTGGTGACGCTGCCACGCGTTGGAAAAAAGGACAAAACAAGTTCCCCGTCTATAAGAACCGATCTGGTAAATGTTCCTACCAAGCAGACAACGGCGAAGGAACTGTTGAAGCCTATAAAAAACGTATCAACTTGCCTAAAATCGGTTGGATACGCATGCGTGAAGAACTGCAATGGACTGGTGAAATCACCAAAGTTGTTGTGTCCAAGCATAACAACAAGTGGTTTGCTTCTATCACCGTTAGACGACTGGATAGCAATAACTACAAACACCAACCGCTCCTATTTGACGATAGACGACCGGTAGGCATTGACGTAGGTATTAATACACTGGCTACCTGTTCTAATGGCGATACCTACGAGAACCCACGCCCTCTGAAGCGATATGAACGCAAGTTAGCACGTACGAACCGCCGTTTATTGCGTAGGCAGAAAGGCAGTCAGAACTGGTATAAAGCGAAGGCTCTGCTCTCTGCTGTCCATGCCCGTATCGGCAATATCCGTGAGGACGCTCACCACCAAGCGGCAATTCGGATTGTCCGTAAAGCAAGTGCTATCGGTATTGAGACACTGAAGGTTACCAACATGCTCAAGAACCGCAAACTTGCCAAAGCTCTATCGGATTCAGCACTCGGTGGACTCCTCACGAAACTCAAATACAAGGCAGATAGGCGCGGAATTCCGATAACCGAGGCACCGGTATTCTTTGCCAGTTCAAAAACCTGTAGCAACTGTGGACACAAGAAAGCAGATTTGACCCTCTCTGAACGCACCTATCGCTGCACAGCATGTGGCTTTGAATGCGACCGAGACCTCAACGCGGCTGTCAACCTGTGTCCGGCTTGA
- a CDS encoding ABC transporter permease subunit, which produces MFRNLIRQELLSHLMSARFLAAVVITLLLVVANAVVLLEDYERRLGRYSQQENTHRQKVQEAKTYSTLKLSVERPPNPLSLFSMGLDKRLGSTFEIYHGSVPMISDGSAQSLDNAFLNLFSKIDLVLIFQVVLSLMALLFAYDAIAGDWENGTLRLVISHPVRRGTILLAKYIGAMVCLLLPVLMSLLMVLILLSTVGSIQLGGADFLRIGGIVLTTTIYLSVFYLIGLLISTATRRTATSLMLCMFLWVALVLVYPNWSRFAITPVDDTRAIHSSTNQQINQIWEEVDREEDQFLANSPLEGEPQGFNLNTTQSNSFSSGGYDRRYGIDMKLANQSDPLVPHVQKYHATMGALYIRSAEQIALVRKQTLDRTSFRRAIWHERLMKLSPASLYTFATAAWAGTDLDGMSDFVQAVQGYRRTLIDYFHDKDAFGSRQWFASDQGAVDWWDLPQFRFARADVSENVTRALPELFLLLLINLVVFTVTFLIFTKLEV; this is translated from the coding sequence ATGTTCCGAAATCTTATCCGTCAAGAACTCCTATCGCATCTGATGAGCGCGCGCTTTCTTGCGGCTGTCGTGATTACACTTCTGCTCGTCGTCGCCAATGCCGTCGTCCTCCTTGAGGATTATGAGCGTCGATTGGGGAGATACAGCCAGCAAGAAAATACACATCGTCAGAAAGTCCAAGAAGCAAAAACCTATTCAACTTTAAAACTGTCCGTTGAGCGTCCGCCGAACCCCTTAAGCCTCTTTAGTATGGGATTGGATAAGCGGCTTGGAAGCACCTTTGAAATTTACCACGGTTCCGTCCCGATGATTTCGGACGGCTCGGCGCAAAGTCTGGATAACGCGTTTCTTAATCTTTTTTCAAAGATTGATCTCGTCCTCATTTTTCAAGTCGTCTTGAGTCTGATGGCACTGCTCTTCGCGTACGATGCAATTGCAGGAGATTGGGAAAACGGCACCTTGCGTCTGGTGATCTCCCACCCAGTGCGACGCGGGACCATTCTGCTTGCCAAATATATTGGGGCAATGGTTTGCCTGCTGCTCCCGGTGCTGATGAGTCTGCTGATGGTGCTAATTCTGTTATCCACTGTCGGTTCGATCCAATTGGGTGGAGCGGATTTTCTCAGGATTGGCGGGATAGTTTTAACCACAACTATCTACCTGTCCGTATTTTATCTGATTGGACTGCTGATTTCTACAGCAACACGCCGCACTGCCACATCCCTGATGCTCTGTATGTTTCTGTGGGTAGCTTTGGTACTCGTCTATCCAAACTGGAGTCGGTTTGCCATCACCCCCGTTGATGATACGCGAGCAATACATTCATCAACAAATCAACAGATCAATCAGATTTGGGAAGAGGTTGATAGAGAGGAAGATCAATTTTTAGCAAACAGTCCACTTGAAGGTGAACCCCAAGGGTTCAATCTAAATACCACGCAGTCAAATAGCTTCTCATCGGGAGGCTACGACAGACGGTATGGAATCGATATGAAACTGGCAAACCAATCAGATCCTCTCGTGCCGCATGTTCAAAAGTATCATGCGACCATGGGTGCTTTGTACATCCGCTCGGCAGAACAGATCGCTTTAGTCCGAAAACAGACCTTGGACCGGACCTCCTTCCGGAGAGCAATATGGCATGAACGTCTGATGAAACTCAGTCCTGCAAGCCTATACACGTTTGCAACTGCCGCGTGGGCGGGTACCGATCTGGACGGTATGTCTGATTTTGTTCAAGCCGTCCAAGGTTACCGTCGCACCCTCATTGACTATTTCCATGATAAAGATGCGTTCGGCAGTCGGCAATGGTTCGCCTCTGACCAAGGCGCAGTAGACTGGTGGGATCTGCCCCAGTTCCGTTTCGCACGGGCGGATGTCTCGGAAAACGTAACGCGAGCCCTGCCAGAACTGTTTTTGCTGCTACTCATCAACTTGGTTGTGTTCACGGTGACATTTCTGATATTTACCAAACTTGAAGTATAG